One part of the Nocardioides conyzicola genome encodes these proteins:
- a CDS encoding carbohydrate kinase family protein, with protein MSLLIAGSIATDHLMSFQGKFADSLVVEQLDKISLSFLVDDLEIRRGGVAANMCFGLGQLGLRPVLVGSAGEDFADYRSWLERHNVNCSHVRISETRHTARFVCTTDPTGAQIASFYPGAMSEARLIELGPVVDRVGTPDYVLIGADDPDGMLRHTEECRQRGYPFIADPSQQLAFSDGELIRKLIDGAAILFSNEYESHMIEQKTGWTAAEVLDKVDVQVTTLGKDGVRVQGRGLATFELPAAANVTAVEPTGVGDAFRSGFLAALAWGLGHERAAQVGCVLAAYVVETVGTQEYSFTAAEFLARVDESYGADAAAEVQPHLKAIS; from the coding sequence ATGTCGCTGCTGATCGCCGGATCCATCGCCACTGACCACCTGATGAGCTTCCAGGGCAAGTTCGCCGACTCCCTCGTGGTCGAGCAGCTCGACAAGATCTCGCTGTCCTTCCTGGTCGACGACCTGGAGATCCGCCGCGGTGGGGTGGCGGCCAACATGTGCTTCGGCCTGGGGCAGCTGGGCCTGCGCCCGGTCCTGGTGGGCTCGGCCGGCGAGGACTTCGCCGACTACCGCTCCTGGCTCGAGCGGCACAACGTCAACTGCTCCCACGTGCGCATCTCGGAGACCCGGCACACCGCCCGCTTCGTCTGCACCACCGACCCGACCGGCGCCCAGATCGCGTCGTTCTACCCCGGCGCGATGAGCGAGGCCCGGCTGATCGAGCTCGGGCCCGTGGTCGACCGCGTCGGCACGCCCGACTACGTGCTCATCGGCGCCGACGACCCGGACGGGATGCTGCGCCACACCGAGGAGTGCCGCCAGCGCGGCTACCCCTTCATCGCCGACCCGAGCCAGCAGCTCGCGTTCAGCGACGGGGAGCTGATCCGCAAGCTGATCGACGGGGCCGCGATCCTCTTCTCCAACGAGTACGAGTCGCACATGATCGAGCAGAAGACCGGCTGGACCGCGGCCGAGGTCCTGGACAAGGTGGACGTCCAGGTCACGACGCTCGGCAAGGACGGCGTGCGGGTCCAGGGCCGCGGCCTGGCGACCTTCGAGCTCCCGGCGGCCGCCAACGTGACCGCGGTCGAGCCGACCGGCGTCGGCGACGCCTTCCGCTCGGGCTTCCTCGCTGCGCTCGCGTGGGGCCTCGGCCACGAGCGCGCCGCCCAGGTCGGGTGCGTGCTCGCGGCGTACGTCGTCGAGACGGTCGGCACCCAGGAGTACTCCTTCACCGCGGCCGAGTTCCTGGCCCGGGTCGACGAGTCCTACGGCGCCGACGCCGCGGCCGAGGTGCAGCCGCACCTCAAGGCCATCAGCTGA
- the erpA gene encoding iron-sulfur cluster insertion protein ErpA, with amino-acid sequence MTEQLETTTERRTDQINLSAVAAGKVKSLLEQEGRDDLSLRISVQPGGCSGLRYQLFFDERSLDGDVVTDFDGVSVVVDRMSVPYLNGAQIDFVDSIEKQGFTIDNPNATGSCACGDSFH; translated from the coding sequence ATGACCGAGCAGCTCGAGACCACCACTGAGCGCCGCACCGACCAGATCAACCTGAGTGCTGTCGCGGCCGGCAAGGTGAAGAGCCTCCTCGAGCAGGAGGGGCGCGACGACCTGTCGCTGCGCATCTCGGTGCAGCCGGGCGGCTGCTCCGGCCTCCGCTACCAGCTCTTCTTCGACGAGCGCAGCCTCGACGGCGACGTCGTCACCGACTTCGACGGCGTGTCCGTCGTGGTCGACCGGATGAGCGTCCCCTACCTCAACGGTGCGCAGATCGACTTCGTCGACAGCATCGAGAAGCAGGGCTTCACGATCGACAACCCGAACGCCACGGGCTCCTGCGCCTGCGGTGATTCGTTCCACTGA
- a CDS encoding methyltransferase domain-containing protein, with amino-acid sequence MPVSSPRRAVARALVRAARTVDATALPQPTPPPRRPPGPRGPAPAGRCLVCHSPRVRRQEVAFVDDPELRKTVNACRRCGYVAIDELPNDLYRGKSSVDELPPPTSRMGTEDRTGREFEMARMALDILGRRKPQDVLVYGAGRSLDNLHIQRLPGVGEVAIADIMKVRDDAPFVDPNEPGARRFPIVIASEVVEHFRDPWPDFATMARVVGPRGLLVCGTNVHSGRPRLQRHRYLFYPDHTSYYSAESLRQIATRLGFHIDFRLPEGLGTRKRYVLLSRSPEVLARAATYFGRVGLAPSEVTERRREAAAAAAG; translated from the coding sequence ATGCCTGTGAGCTCCCCCCGCCGTGCCGTCGCCCGAGCGCTCGTCCGTGCCGCCCGCACGGTCGACGCGACCGCCCTGCCCCAGCCGACGCCTCCGCCGCGCCGACCTCCGGGTCCGCGGGGCCCGGCTCCGGCCGGCCGCTGCCTGGTCTGCCACTCGCCCCGGGTACGCCGTCAGGAGGTGGCGTTCGTCGACGATCCCGAGCTGCGCAAGACCGTGAACGCCTGCCGGCGGTGCGGGTACGTCGCGATCGACGAGCTCCCGAACGACCTCTACCGGGGCAAGTCCTCGGTCGACGAGCTGCCGCCGCCCACCTCGCGGATGGGCACGGAGGACCGGACGGGTCGCGAGTTCGAGATGGCCCGGATGGCGCTCGACATCCTCGGGCGCCGCAAGCCCCAGGACGTGCTGGTGTACGGCGCCGGCCGCAGCCTCGACAACCTGCACATCCAGCGCCTGCCCGGCGTCGGCGAGGTCGCGATCGCCGACATCATGAAGGTCCGAGACGACGCCCCCTTCGTGGACCCGAACGAGCCCGGCGCCCGACGGTTCCCGATCGTGATCGCCAGCGAGGTGGTCGAGCACTTCCGCGACCCCTGGCCGGACTTCGCGACCATGGCGCGGGTGGTCGGACCGCGCGGGCTGCTCGTGTGCGGGACCAACGTCCACAGCGGCCGGCCGCGGCTTCAACGGCACCGCTACCTCTTCTACCCCGACCACACGTCGTACTACTCGGCGGAGTCGCTCCGGCAGATCGCCACCAGGCTCGGCTTCCACATCGACTTCCGCCTGCCCGAGGGACTGGGGACGCGGAAGCGCTACGTGCTGCTGAGCCGCTCGCCCGAGGTCCTCGCCCGGGCCGCCACCTACTTCGGACGGGTCGGGCTCGCCCCGTCCGAGGTCACGGAGCGACGCCGCGAGGCGGCCGCGGCGGCGGCCGGCTGA
- a CDS encoding glycerate kinase yields MRVLVAPDKFAGTLSAVEAAEAIAAGWRRRAPGDELDLAPMADGGPGFIDVLHAALGGELLAVTVRGPHGEPTPATLLVREQTAYVETAQACGLHLTGGEGAETATTYGVGELVAAAVDAGATRVVLGLGGSGTNDGGAGLLAALGATADRPLDQGAAGLAGITGVELPAFDVELVAATDVDNPLTGLFGATKVFGPQKGIPEDRLPVVDGWLQELAVATDRKVALADGAGAAGGLGFALLLLGGTREPGIGLVAGALGLAERARAADLVITGEGAFDYSSRGGKVPYGVAEIAGEALRPCVVLAGQVHVGSREMRALGVESAYSLVEAAGEERAFADPAGALADLAERVARTWSR; encoded by the coding sequence ATGCGAGTTCTGGTGGCACCCGACAAGTTCGCCGGCACGCTCTCCGCGGTCGAGGCCGCCGAGGCGATCGCCGCGGGCTGGCGGCGCCGTGCCCCGGGCGACGAGCTCGACCTCGCGCCGATGGCCGACGGCGGGCCGGGCTTCATCGACGTGCTGCACGCCGCTCTCGGCGGCGAGCTGCTCGCGGTGACGGTCCGCGGCCCGCACGGCGAGCCGACCCCGGCGACCCTGCTGGTGCGCGAGCAGACGGCGTACGTCGAGACCGCCCAGGCCTGCGGGCTCCACCTGACGGGCGGCGAGGGTGCCGAGACGGCCACGACGTACGGCGTCGGCGAGCTGGTCGCCGCGGCGGTCGACGCCGGGGCGACCCGGGTCGTGCTCGGGCTCGGCGGCAGCGGCACCAACGACGGGGGAGCGGGCCTGCTCGCGGCGCTCGGGGCCACCGCCGACCGGCCGCTCGACCAGGGGGCGGCGGGGCTGGCCGGCATCACCGGCGTCGAGCTGCCGGCCTTCGACGTCGAGCTGGTCGCGGCCACCGACGTCGACAACCCGCTGACCGGGCTCTTCGGCGCGACCAAGGTCTTCGGCCCGCAGAAGGGCATCCCCGAGGACCGGCTGCCGGTCGTCGACGGCTGGCTGCAGGAGCTCGCGGTCGCCACCGACCGCAAGGTCGCGCTCGCCGACGGAGCCGGGGCGGCCGGCGGTCTCGGCTTCGCCCTGCTGCTCCTCGGCGGCACCCGGGAGCCCGGGATCGGCCTGGTCGCCGGGGCGCTCGGGCTCGCCGAGCGCGCCCGAGCGGCCGACCTGGTGATCACCGGCGAGGGCGCCTTCGACTACTCCAGCCGCGGCGGCAAGGTGCCGTACGGCGTCGCCGAGATCGCCGGCGAGGCGCTGCGTCCGTGCGTGGTGCTGGCGGGCCAGGTGCACGTGGGCTCCCGGGAGATGCGCGCGCTGGGCGTCGAGTCGGCGTACTCGCTCGTGGAGGCGGCCGGCGAGGAGCGCGCCTTCGCGGACCCCGCCGGTGCGTTGGCCGACCTGGCCGAGCGGGTCGCGCGCACCTGGTCGCGCTGA